The proteins below come from a single Oerskovia jenensis genomic window:
- a CDS encoding CYTH domain-containing protein has product MTDGGNGDFEFERRFLVKDVPPDLLDAPALIVQSYYLAEDGYALRLRAQASATAAQLSGRTSPLSVLDRHTFDFCALTVKGPTVGGTRYEAEREIDVNVGVEMIRRGGGRIVKTRYSAWLGADGWVIDEFGGANHPLVIAECERSGPVVDLQIPEFCVTEITDDRRFSNDSLSHTPYSAWAASFAAELAVSGPRFRQDFGHNAHLPGE; this is encoded by the coding sequence ATGACGGACGGTGGTAACGGAGACTTCGAGTTCGAGCGTCGCTTCCTCGTGAAGGACGTACCGCCCGACCTGCTCGACGCGCCCGCGCTCATCGTGCAGAGCTACTACCTGGCCGAGGACGGCTACGCGCTGCGGCTGCGCGCCCAGGCCAGCGCGACGGCCGCCCAGCTCAGCGGCCGCACCTCTCCCCTGAGCGTCCTGGACCGGCACACGTTCGACTTCTGTGCGCTCACGGTCAAGGGCCCCACGGTCGGAGGCACCCGGTACGAGGCCGAGCGGGAGATCGACGTCAACGTCGGGGTCGAGATGATCCGCCGTGGTGGTGGGCGCATCGTCAAGACCCGCTACTCGGCGTGGCTCGGTGCCGACGGCTGGGTCATCGACGAGTTCGGCGGCGCCAACCACCCGCTCGTCATCGCGGAGTGCGAGCGCTCCGGTCCGGTGGTGGACCTCCAGATCCCGGAGTTCTGCGTCACCGAGATCACGGACGACCGGCGCTTCTCCAACGACTCGCTCTCGCACACCCCGTACTCGGCGTGGGCGGCGTCGTTCGCGGCCGAGCTCGCGGTCTCGGGTCCCCGCTTCCGGCAGGACTTCGGGCACAACGCCCACCTGCCCGGGGAGTAG
- a CDS encoding N(5)-(carboxyethyl)ornithine synthase encodes MTTASNDTILGLLGRSRKPDERRLPLHPDHLERIAPELRSRIVVEHGYGERFGVSDEQIAPWVRSLGTRAEVVEAADVILLPKPQVADLHDLRPGQTLWGWPHCVQDRELTQVAIDKRLTLIAFEAMHHWAADGGFGLHVFHKNNEMAGYCSVLHALELCGSTGDYGRRLTAVVIGFGATARGAVTALNAHGVHDVRVLTNRRVAAVAAPIHSAQIVQFDHDDAPYLSEVITDEGRLPLAPFLAESDVVVNCTLQDPNAPLLYLRTSDLGAFRPGSLIVDVSCDDGMAFDWARSTTFADPLVTVGENVNYYAVDHSPSYLWNSATWEISSAVLPFLPAVMAGPAGWDANETVRRAVEVRDGVVLNPAVLEFQHREAAYPHVPLPAQP; translated from the coding sequence GTGACAACAGCATCGAACGACACCATCCTCGGTCTCCTCGGGAGGTCGCGGAAGCCCGACGAGCGCCGGCTCCCCCTCCACCCCGACCACCTCGAACGCATCGCCCCCGAGCTCCGGTCGCGGATCGTCGTCGAGCACGGGTACGGCGAGCGCTTCGGGGTGAGCGACGAGCAGATCGCCCCCTGGGTCCGCTCCCTGGGCACCCGCGCCGAGGTCGTCGAAGCGGCCGACGTGATCCTCCTGCCCAAGCCCCAGGTCGCGGACCTGCACGACCTGCGCCCCGGCCAGACCCTGTGGGGCTGGCCGCACTGCGTCCAGGACCGCGAGCTGACCCAGGTCGCGATCGACAAGAGGCTCACGCTCATCGCGTTCGAGGCCATGCACCACTGGGCGGCGGACGGCGGGTTCGGCCTGCACGTCTTCCACAAGAACAACGAGATGGCCGGCTACTGCTCGGTGCTGCACGCGCTCGAGCTGTGCGGCTCGACGGGCGACTACGGCAGGCGCCTGACCGCCGTCGTCATCGGATTCGGCGCCACCGCACGCGGGGCCGTCACGGCCCTCAACGCGCACGGCGTCCACGACGTCCGCGTGCTCACCAACCGCCGGGTCGCCGCGGTCGCGGCGCCGATCCACTCGGCGCAGATCGTGCAGTTCGACCACGACGACGCGCCGTACCTCAGCGAGGTCATCACCGATGAGGGCCGCCTCCCGCTCGCCCCGTTCCTCGCCGAGAGCGACGTCGTCGTCAACTGCACGCTCCAGGACCCCAACGCGCCCCTGCTCTACCTGCGCACCTCGGACCTGGGGGCGTTCCGGCCCGGCAGCCTGATCGTCGACGTGTCGTGCGACGACGGCATGGCGTTCGACTGGGCACGATCGACCACGTTCGCCGACCCGCTGGTCACGGTCGGGGAGAACGTCAACTACTACGCGGTGGACCACAGCCCCTCGTACCTGTGGAACTCGGCGACGTGGGAGATCAGCTCGGCGGTCCTGCCGTTCCTCCCCGCGGTCATGGCGGGCCCGGCAGGGTGGGACGCGAACGAGACGGTCCGCCGCGCGGTCGAGGTGCGCGACGGCGTCGTCCTCAACCCGGCGGTGCTCGAGTTCCAGCACCGCGAGGCCGCGTACCCGCACGTCCCGCTCCCGGCCCAGCCGTGA